The following are from one region of the Mangifera indica cultivar Alphonso chromosome 14, CATAS_Mindica_2.1, whole genome shotgun sequence genome:
- the LOC123196887 gene encoding probably inactive leucine-rich repeat receptor-like protein kinase At5g48380 — MEFKSYSFNGFSLWILLSCSLSYATEQDIACLKSIKASLEDPYNYLSASWNFNNNTEGYICKFAGVECWNSEENRVLNLRLSDMGLKGEFPRGISNCSSMTGLDLSSNNLSGSLPENISHLARFLTSLDLSSNNFSGNIPANLANCSYLNTLKLDHNQFTGQIPAQLGQLDRLKTFSVANNQLSGEIPHFSGYSVKPEDFAGNLGLCGYPLKSCQKAK, encoded by the coding sequence ATGGAGTTCAAGAGTTATTCTTTTAATGGGTTTTCTCTATGGATACTACTTAGTTGTAGTTTGAGCTATGCTACTGAGCAAGATATTGCTTGCTTGAAAAGTATAAAAGCTTCACTTGAGGACCCTTATAATTACTTGAGTGCTTCTTGGAACTTCAACAATAATACCGAAGGATACATTTGTAAGTTTGCTGGGGTCGAGTGTTGGAACTCTGAGGAGAATAGGGTTTTGAATCTCCGCCTTTCGGATATGGGACTCAAGGGCGAATTTCCTCGTGGCATTAGTAATTGCTCGAGTATGACTGGGTTAGATCTTTCAAGCAACAATCTCTCTGGAAGTCTTCCAGAAAATATTTCTCATTTGGCCCGGTTTTTGACTTCTCTTGATCTCTCATCGAATAACTTCTCAGGGAATATTCCGGCGAATCTTGCTAACTGTAGCTATTTGAACACCCTGAAACTTGACCACAACCAGTTCACGGGTCAAATTCCTGCACAACTAGGGCAGCTTGATCGGCTGAAAACGTTTAGTGTTGCTAATAACCAGCTGTCTGGGGAGATTCCACACTTTTCCGGTTATTCTGTTAAGCCAGAAGATTTTGCAGGTAATCTAGGACTCTGTGGGTACCCATTGAAGTCTTGCCAGAAAGCTAAGTAG
- the LOC123196886 gene encoding probably inactive leucine-rich repeat receptor-like protein kinase At5g48380, which yields MELKSYSFKGFSLWILLSCSLSYATEQDIACLKSIKASLEDPDNYLNASWNFNNNTEGYICKFAGVECWHPDENKVLNLSLSDMGLKGKFPPGIANCSSMTGLNLSSNNLYGSLPEDISHFLGSLTSLDLSSNKFSGNIPVTLANCSYLNTLKLDHNQFTGQIPAQLGQLDRLKTFSVANNQLTGQIPQFTKYGAKSEDFASNLGLCGYPLKTSCQSASKELHTGVIAGAAIGGVTFVAIVVAICLFFYYRRYAVKKKKDDDPEGNKWAKSLTGAKGIKDSLFDKSEMTLSDLMKATNSFSKSNIIGAGKTGTMYKAVLDDGSSLMIKRLQHSQRSEKEFLSEMATLGSVKHRNLVPLLGFCMAKQERLLVYKHMANGNVYDNLHPAADGGTPLAWSLRLKIAIGAARGFAWLHHNCNPRIIHGNISSKCIFLDAEFEPKISEFGLARLMNPINTHLRTFVNGESGDLCYDAPEHARTLVATPKGDVYSFGTVLLELVTGEKPTPVAKAPETFKGNLVEWMSQLSKSGQLRDAIDKSLLGKGVDNELFQFLKVACNCVLPEVPKERPTMFELYQFLRAIGKPYNFNIVDQILIPSDIDDADHIEELIVAREDTQ from the exons ATGGAGTTAAAGAGTTATTCTTTTAAGGGGTTTTCTCTATGGATATTACTTAGTTGTAGTTTGAGCTATGCTACTGAGCAAGATATTGCTTGCTTGAAAAGTATAAAAGCTTCACTTGAGGACCCTGATAATTACTTGAATGCTTCTTGGAACTTTAACAATAATACGGAAGGATACATTTGTAAGTTTGCTGGGGTCGAGTGTTGGCACCCTGACGAGAATAAGGTTTTGAATCTCAGCCTTTCGGATATGGGACTCAAGGGCAAGTTTCCTCCTGGCATTGCGAATTGCTCGAGTATGACTGGGTTAAATCTTTCAAGCAACAATCTCTATGGAAGTCTTCCAGAagatatttctcattttcttgGGTCTTTGACTTCTCTTGATCTCTCATCGAATAAGTTCTCAGGGAATATTCCGGTGACTCTTGCTAACTGTAGCTATTTGAACACCCTGAAACTGGACCACAACCAGTTCACAGGTCAAATTCCTGCACAATTAGGGCAGCTTGATCGGCTGAAAACATTTAGTGTCGCTAATAACCAGCTTACCGGGCAGATTCCACAGTTTACCAAGTATGGTGCTAAGTCAGAAGATTTTGCAAGTAATCTAGGACTCTGTGGGTACCCATTGAAGACGTCTTGCCAGTCAGCTTCAAAGGAGCTTCACACTGGAGTTATTGCTGGGGCAGCAATTGGTGGGGTGACTTTTGTTGCGATAGTTGTGGCtatttgtctcttcttctaTTACCGTAGATATgctgtgaagaagaagaaggatgaTGATCCTGAAGGAAATAAATGGGCAAAGAGCTTGACAGGAGCAAAAGGCATTAAG GATTCCCTGTTTGACAAGTCAGAAATGACATTAAGTGATCTCATGAAGGCTACTAACAGCTTCAGCAAAAGTAATATTATTGGGGCAGGAAAAACTGGGACAATGTACAAAGCGGTGCTTGATGACGGCTCTTCACTTATGATCAAGAGGTTGCAGCATTCTCAGCGTTCTGAGAAAGAATTTCTGTCTGAGATGGCTACTTTGGGGAGTGTAAAACATCGTAATTTGGTTCCTCTTTTGGGCTTTTGCATGGCTAAACAAGAGAGGCTTTTGGTTTATAAGCACATGGCCAATGGTAACGTGTATGATAATTTACATCCTGCTGCTGATGGAGGCACGCCTCTGGCGTGGTCCTTGAGGCTCAAAATAGCTATAGGGGCAGCCAGAGGATTTGCCTGGCTACATCATAACTGCAATCCCCGTATCATTCACGGAAATATTAGCTCTAAATGCATTTTCTTGGATGCAGAATTTGAGCCTAAAATATCTGAATTTGGCCTTGCTAGGCTCATGAACCCAATCAATACGCATTTGCGTACCTTTGTGAATGGAGAGTCTGGGGATTTGTGTTATGATGCTCCAGAGCATGCACGAACTCTCGTAGCCACACCAAAGGGTGATGTTTACAGCTTTGGAACTGTGCTTCTTGAGTTGGTGACTGGCGAGAAACCTACCCCTGTGGCTAAAGCTCCTGAAACCTTTAAGGGAAATCTGGTGGAATGGATGTCACAGCTGTCAAAGAGTGGTCAACTCCGAGATGCTATTGACAAGTCATTGCTTGGGAAGGGTGTTGATAACGAGCTTTTCCAGTTTCTTAAAGTTGCATGTAACTGTGTCCTTCCAGAGGTTCCCAAGGAGAGGCCTACCATGTTTGAATTATACCAGTTTCTAAGAGCTATAGGGAAGCCCTACAATTTTAACATTGTGGATCAGATTTTGATTCCCTCTGACATCGATGATGCTGATCACATCGAAGAACTTATTGTTGCTCGAGAGGATACACAATAA